In Rahnella aquatilis CIP 78.65 = ATCC 33071, one DNA window encodes the following:
- the typA gene encoding ribosome-dependent GTPase TypA, translating to MIENLRNIAIIAHVDHGKTTLVDKLLQQSGTFGERVEATERVMDSNDLEKERGITILAKNTAINWKDYRINIVDTPGHADFGGEVERVMSMVDSVLLVVDAMDGPMPQTRFVTKKAFANGLKPIVVINKVDRPGARPDWVVDQVFDLFVNLDATDEQLDFPIIYASALMGIAGNDHNDMAEDMTPLYQAIVDHVSPPQVEMEAPFQMQISQLDYNNYVGVIGIGRIKRGTVKPNQQVTVIDSEGKTRNGKVGKVLTHMGLERIEATVAEAGDIIAITGLGELNISDTICDPANVEALPALSVDEPTVTMYFNVNTSPFCGKEGKYVTSRQILDRLNKELVHNVALRVEETEDADAFRVSGRGELHLSVLIENMRREGFELAVSRPKVINRKIDGRMQEPFENVTLDIEEQHQGSVMQAMGERKGDVKDMIPDGKGRIRLDYLIPARGLIGFRTEFMTMTSGTGLLYSTFSHYDDVRPGEIGQRQNGVLISNGQGKAVAFALFSLQDRGKLFLGHGAEVYEGQIIGIHSRSNDLTVNCLTGKKLTNMRASGTDEATTLVPAIKMSLEQALEFIDDDELVEVTPLSVRIRKRHLTENDRKRAMRGPKEG from the coding sequence AACGATTTGGAGAAAGAGCGTGGGATTACCATCCTCGCAAAAAACACCGCCATTAATTGGAAAGACTACCGCATCAACATCGTGGATACCCCGGGACACGCCGACTTCGGCGGTGAGGTAGAGCGTGTGATGTCAATGGTCGACTCGGTGCTGCTGGTTGTGGATGCAATGGATGGCCCAATGCCGCAAACCCGTTTCGTGACCAAAAAAGCCTTCGCTAATGGTCTGAAACCGATCGTGGTAATCAACAAGGTTGACCGCCCTGGCGCGCGTCCTGACTGGGTTGTTGATCAGGTCTTCGACCTGTTCGTAAACCTGGACGCAACCGACGAACAACTCGATTTCCCAATCATCTATGCATCAGCACTGATGGGTATTGCGGGTAACGACCATAACGATATGGCCGAAGACATGACCCCGCTGTATCAGGCGATCGTTGACCACGTATCTCCGCCACAAGTTGAGATGGAAGCACCTTTCCAGATGCAAATCTCTCAGCTGGACTACAACAACTATGTTGGCGTCATCGGCATCGGCCGTATCAAACGCGGTACCGTTAAGCCTAACCAGCAAGTCACTGTCATCGACAGCGAAGGCAAAACCCGTAACGGTAAAGTCGGTAAAGTGCTGACCCACATGGGTCTTGAGCGCATCGAAGCGACTGTTGCTGAAGCCGGCGACATCATCGCCATCACCGGCCTGGGCGAACTGAACATCTCCGACACCATCTGTGATCCGGCGAATGTTGAAGCTCTGCCAGCGCTGAGCGTTGATGAACCAACTGTAACCATGTACTTCAACGTAAACACCTCTCCGTTCTGTGGTAAAGAAGGTAAGTATGTGACTTCGCGTCAGATCCTCGACCGTCTGAACAAAGAACTGGTGCACAACGTTGCATTGCGTGTTGAAGAAACTGAAGATGCTGATGCATTCCGCGTTTCAGGCCGTGGCGAACTTCACCTGTCGGTTCTGATCGAAAACATGCGTCGTGAAGGTTTCGAGCTGGCGGTTTCCCGTCCTAAAGTTATCAACCGTAAAATTGATGGCCGCATGCAAGAGCCATTCGAGAACGTGACACTGGATATCGAAGAGCAACACCAGGGTTCTGTAATGCAGGCCATGGGTGAGCGTAAAGGCGATGTCAAAGACATGATCCCAGACGGCAAAGGTCGTATCCGTCTTGATTACCTGATCCCTGCACGTGGCCTGATCGGCTTCCGTACCGAATTCATGACCATGACTTCGGGTACCGGTCTGCTGTACTCCACGTTCAGCCACTACGATGACGTTCGTCCGGGCGAAATCGGCCAGCGTCAGAACGGCGTGCTGATCTCCAACGGTCAGGGTAAAGCGGTTGCGTTCGCACTGTTCAGCCTGCAAGACCGCGGTAAACTGTTCCTGGGCCACGGCGCAGAAGTGTATGAGGGCCAGATCATCGGTATTCACTCACGTTCTAACGACCTGACCGTGAACTGCCTGACCGGTAAGAAACTGACCAACATGCGTGCGTCCGGTACTGACGAAGCAACGACACTGGTTCCTGCTATCAAAATGTCTCTGGAGCAAGCTCTGGAATTCATCGATGATGACGAACTGGTCGAAGTGACTCCTCTGTCTGTGCGTATCCGTAAACGTCACCTGACCGAGAACGATCGTAAACGTGCAATGCGTGGTCCTAAAGAAGGTTAA